A window from Pseudobutyrivibrio ruminis HUN009 encodes these proteins:
- a CDS encoding iron-sulfur cluster assembly scaffold protein encodes MIYTKEVENMCPVAKGAKHEPAPIPEEGKWVHAKQISDISGFTHGVGWCAPQQGACKLSLNVKNGVIEEALVETIGCSGMTHSAAMAAEILQGKTILEALNTDLVCDAINTAMRELFLQIVYGRTQSAFSDDGLAIGAGLEDLGKGLRSQVGTMYATKEKGVRYLEMAEGYVTGIALDDDNEVIGYQFVSLGKMTDFIKKGDDPNTAWEKAKGQYGRVDDAAKIIDPRQE; translated from the coding sequence ATGATTTACACAAAAGAAGTAGAAAACATGTGTCCTGTAGCAAAGGGCGCAAAGCATGAACCAGCTCCTATCCCTGAAGAGGGAAAATGGGTACACGCTAAGCAGATTTCTGATATTAGCGGTTTCACACACGGTGTTGGCTGGTGTGCTCCACAGCAGGGGGCCTGCAAATTATCTTTAAATGTTAAGAATGGTGTTATCGAGGAAGCACTTGTTGAGACAATTGGTTGCTCAGGTATGACACATTCAGCAGCTATGGCTGCAGAGATTCTTCAGGGAAAGACAATCCTTGAGGCTCTTAATACAGACCTTGTTTGCGACGCTATCAACACAGCTATGAGAGAGCTTTTCCTTCAGATCGTTTACGGACGTACACAGTCTGCATTCTCTGATGACGGACTTGCAATCGGTGCTGGTCTTGAGGATCTTGGAAAGGGTCTTCGTTCACAGGTTGGTACAATGTACGCAACAAAGGAAAAGGGTGTTCGTTACCTTGAAATGGCTGAAGGCTATGTAACAGGTATCGCACTTGATGATGATAACGAAGTTATCGGATATCAGTTTGTTTCTCTTGGAAAGATGACAGACTTCATTAAGAAGGGTGATGATCCTAACACAGCATGGGAAAAGGCAAAGGGCCAGTACGGTCGTGTTGACGATGCTGCAAAGATTATCGATCCACGTCAGGAATAA
- a CDS encoding UDP-N-acetylglucosamine pyrophosphorylase, translating into MEQTKIKSMYNLDETIAKDLFDGKEYPWEVLPEISEFIKKLGPTLDPEKFEKRGEDVWVAKSAKVFDSAYLNGPLIIDEDAEVRQCAFIRGSAIVGKNCVVGNSTELKNVVLFNNVQVPHYNYVGDSVLGYKSHMGAGSITSNVKQDKTLVVVKSRDGEKIETGLKKFGAMLGDNVEVGCNSVLNPGTVVCPRSNVYPLSSVRGVVEADSIFKSQDNIVKKN; encoded by the coding sequence ATGGAACAGACAAAAATTAAATCTATGTATAATTTAGACGAAACTATCGCTAAAGACTTGTTTGATGGAAAGGAATATCCATGGGAGGTTCTTCCAGAGATTTCTGAGTTCATCAAAAAGCTTGGCCCAACACTTGATCCAGAGAAGTTCGAGAAAAGAGGAGAGGATGTTTGGGTAGCTAAGTCAGCTAAGGTTTTTGATTCTGCATATCTAAACGGACCTCTTATCATTGATGAGGATGCTGAGGTTCGTCAGTGCGCTTTTATTAGAGGTTCAGCTATCGTTGGAAAGAACTGTGTAGTTGGTAACTCTACAGAGCTTAAAAATGTTGTTCTTTTTAATAACGTACAGGTACCTCATTACAACTATGTTGGTGATTCAGTTCTTGGTTACAAGTCTCATATGGGTGCTGGTTCAATCACATCAAATGTAAAGCAGGACAAGACTCTTGTTGTTGTAAAATCGCGTGATGGAGAGAAAATTGAAACAGGATTAAAGAAATTCGGAGCTATGCTTGGAGACAATGTAGAGGTTGGATGTAACTCAGTTCTCAACCCTGGCACAGTAGTTTGCCCTCGTTCAAATGTTTATCCACTTTCTTCTGTAAGAGGAGTGGTTGAGGCAGATAGCATTTTCAAGAGCCAGGACAACATCGTTAAGAAAAACTAA
- a CDS encoding methyl-accepting chemotaxis protein produces the protein MKKKKELMGENISFKEEKKGGSNLVYSIKFQTILVNLLIFVAFIICAFSAIFALYKLKSQATLACESQLQCATEAYELKADVIHISAEINRYLGQAESGTRITESDFEVMDNYISDIDSHLNYLDDCLLVSQLDGGAQLISTNRENVESYLAAVDKIRNCIIKQDIPGAVKFVFGDYGTELDEINESLNAVNDGIVQLQSGFGTYLDSYVREVSVGFYIIMALVIVLIVVSFVLTYVRVNKTIMKMSSELQEIISNIDNGRGDLTARLNTNTKTELSLISDNINQFMETLQNVIKDVKFGANVLKTSADSMVGKLQSASNNVTNTSAAMEELVASMETITFSTVDLEDKLKIAKKATAAISEESQTGSEKANEIKLQADEIKKEANSKKANTGSKIEELSCVLEESVKESEQVNQISDLTNDILDIASQTNLLALNASIEAARAGEAGRGFAVVADEISKLAANSRDTAGNIQEISEKVTTAVQALSDNAVQVIQFINENVLRDYDAFVETGDKFENTATMIEEMLAAFSDKTNNLNEVMDEMSAKILTIGDSIQESSMAINMSATAATDIVSEIQGINDDMDKNSIVTKQLNESAMKFEVV, from the coding sequence ATGAAAAAGAAAAAAGAACTAATGGGTGAGAATATTTCCTTTAAAGAGGAAAAGAAAGGGGGCAGCAATCTAGTTTACTCAATCAAATTTCAAACAATTCTAGTAAATCTATTGATTTTTGTCGCATTTATTATATGTGCATTTTCCGCAATCTTTGCACTATACAAATTAAAATCACAGGCAACACTGGCATGTGAAAGTCAGCTTCAATGCGCAACAGAAGCTTATGAGTTGAAAGCAGATGTAATTCATATTTCAGCAGAGATTAATAGATATTTAGGACAGGCAGAGTCGGGGACGAGAATAACTGAATCAGATTTTGAGGTTATGGACAATTATATTTCTGATATAGATTCTCATTTGAATTATTTGGATGATTGCTTATTAGTTAGTCAATTAGATGGTGGTGCACAGCTTATATCGACAAACAGAGAGAATGTCGAGTCTTATTTAGCAGCAGTAGATAAAATTAGAAATTGTATTATAAAACAGGATATTCCAGGTGCTGTTAAATTTGTATTTGGAGATTATGGTACTGAATTGGACGAAATTAACGAATCATTAAATGCAGTAAATGATGGTATTGTTCAATTACAATCAGGATTCGGTACTTACTTAGATAGTTATGTAAGAGAAGTATCTGTTGGATTCTATATTATAATGGCTCTTGTAATTGTATTAATTGTTGTTTCGTTTGTTCTTACATATGTAAGAGTGAATAAAACAATTATGAAAATGTCAAGTGAGCTTCAGGAGATTATCAGCAATATTGATAATGGAAGAGGTGATTTGACAGCTCGTCTTAATACAAATACAAAGACTGAGCTTAGTCTTATTTCTGACAATATTAACCAGTTTATGGAGACATTACAGAATGTAATTAAGGATGTAAAATTTGGCGCAAATGTTTTGAAGACTTCTGCAGATAGCATGGTTGGAAAGCTTCAGAGTGCTAGCAACAATGTTACAAATACTTCTGCAGCCATGGAAGAATTGGTTGCTTCTATGGAAACAATTACATTCTCAACTGTAGATTTAGAGGACAAACTTAAGATCGCTAAGAAAGCTACTGCAGCTATTAGTGAGGAATCACAAACAGGCTCAGAAAAAGCTAATGAGATTAAGCTTCAGGCTGATGAAATCAAAAAAGAAGCTAATAGCAAGAAAGCTAATACGGGCAGCAAAATTGAAGAGCTTTCATGTGTCCTTGAAGAATCTGTTAAAGAATCAGAGCAGGTTAATCAGATTAGCGATTTGACTAACGATATTCTTGATATTGCTAGTCAGACAAACTTACTTGCACTTAATGCTTCTATTGAAGCTGCTCGTGCTGGTGAAGCTGGTAGAGGTTTTGCGGTAGTAGCAGACGAAATCAGTAAGCTGGCTGCAAACTCTAGAGACACAGCTGGAAATATTCAGGAAATCTCTGAGAAAGTTACTACAGCAGTTCAAGCATTGTCAGACAATGCGGTTCAGGTTATCCAGTTTATTAATGAAAATGTTTTACGTGATTACGATGCATTTGTAGAGACTGGTGATAAGTTTGAAAACACAGCCACTATGATTGAAGAAATGCTTGCTGCATTTTCGGATAAGACAAATAATCTTAACGAAGTTATGGATGAAATGTCTGCAAAGATTCTTACAATTGGAGATTCTATTCAGGAAAGCTCAATGGCGATAAATATGTCTGCTACAGCAGCTACTGATATTGTTAGTGAAATCCAGGGCATTAATGATGATATGGATAAAAACAGTATTGTTACCAAGCAGCTTAATGAAAGCGCTATGAAATTCGAAGTAGTATAA
- a CDS encoding TPM domain-containing protein, whose translation MRKAKYFIFLFVVCLLLPIRAEAKSNVTIIDDAYLLSDDEYDELEEYLDSLDSSYNYVVATTDEYNYRQSEDSILFDFYTQNYNSREDGVAFLIDMHNRELYLSGYGKAQYEIKSADAYDITDNVYRYASNGEYYECIYAVFEQCNTLINDGMILRPMRLIVTALVSIILGFLFVFLKAVRERARVQTFTPAEMLLIGASIAGTSTVLNTTRRRIASAGSTYHGGGGGFSGGGGGFSGGGGGGHSGGGHSF comes from the coding sequence ATGCGAAAGGCTAAATATTTTATATTCTTATTCGTTGTATGTCTCTTACTTCCAATTCGTGCTGAGGCTAAATCAAATGTAACTATTATCGATGATGCTTATTTGCTTAGCGATGATGAATATGATGAGCTAGAAGAATATCTGGATTCTTTGGATAGTAGCTACAATTATGTTGTAGCAACTACTGATGAGTATAACTATCGTCAGAGTGAGGATTCTATTCTTTTTGACTTCTATACACAGAATTATAATTCTAGAGAAGATGGTGTTGCATTTTTGATTGATATGCACAACAGAGAGTTGTACTTATCAGGATATGGAAAGGCCCAATACGAGATAAAAAGTGCAGATGCATATGATATTACAGATAATGTTTATAGATATGCGTCAAATGGAGAGTACTACGAATGCATTTATGCTGTTTTTGAGCAGTGCAATACATTGATTAATGATGGAATGATCCTTAGACCAATGAGACTTATAGTTACAGCGCTAGTTTCTATAATTCTTGGATTCTTATTTGTTTTCTTAAAAGCAGTAAGAGAGAGAGCAAGGGTTCAGACATTTACTCCTGCAGAAATGCTTCTAATTGGAGCTTCCATTGCAGGAACATCTACTGTACTAAATACAACTCGTAGAAGAATTGCATCAGCTGGAAGCACATACCACGGTGGTGGAGGTGGCTTTTCTGGCGGTGGCGGTGGCTTTTCCGGCGGTGGTGGCGGTGGCCATTCAGGTGGAGGTCACAGCTTCTAA
- a CDS encoding SPFH domain-containing protein, with protein sequence MGLIQAVKGSVSGELANQWKELFVSDSMASDVLVKRAVHKMTGRGTNTQGDVDVISHGSAIIVNEGQCALLVDSGRIIDVAAEAGAYEWEDNGSASIFAGDFLDVFKEFGRRFTFGGEKPVQQRVYFVNTKDIVGLKFGTPSPIPFRILDNNIGLDLDTTLKLNGNYSMRVSDPTQLYVNLAGNVKNEYTVDDIQDQLRATFIQALQPALGKLTALGVRPSGIPAYTKEISEAMSDELDQEWTDKYGLAITSVQILTTVIPDKDADLLRELQKSGALRSQAMAGATLVQAQAEAMKTAAGNANGAAMGFFGMNMAMQAGGANAADLLNAGAAGMAAGQQFAGQPGQPVQPQMGQPQTAPAQDAGAAQPGRWFCPNCGNENYGNFCVNCGTKRP encoded by the coding sequence ATGGGACTTATTCAAGCAGTTAAAGGCTCAGTGTCTGGTGAACTTGCAAATCAGTGGAAAGAATTATTCGTATCTGATTCAATGGCATCAGATGTACTTGTTAAAAGAGCTGTTCACAAGATGACTGGCCGCGGTACAAACACTCAGGGGGATGTTGATGTTATTTCACATGGCTCTGCAATTATTGTAAACGAAGGTCAGTGTGCTCTTTTAGTTGATAGCGGAAGAATTATTGATGTTGCTGCAGAGGCAGGTGCATATGAATGGGAAGATAATGGTTCTGCTTCTATTTTTGCTGGTGACTTTCTTGATGTATTTAAGGAATTCGGACGTAGATTTACCTTCGGTGGTGAGAAACCAGTTCAACAGAGAGTTTATTTCGTTAACACTAAGGATATTGTTGGTTTGAAGTTTGGTACACCTTCACCAATTCCTTTCAGAATTCTTGATAACAACATTGGATTAGATTTAGATACAACTCTTAAGCTTAACGGTAACTACAGCATGAGAGTATCTGATCCTACTCAGCTTTATGTTAACCTTGCAGGTAACGTAAAGAACGAATACACAGTTGACGATATTCAGGATCAGCTTCGTGCTACATTTATCCAGGCCCTTCAGCCAGCGCTTGGCAAGCTTACAGCTCTTGGCGTTAGACCTTCAGGTATTCCTGCATACACAAAGGAAATCTCTGAGGCAATGAGTGATGAGCTTGATCAGGAATGGACAGATAAGTACGGTCTTGCAATTACATCTGTTCAGATTCTTACAACAGTTATTCCTGATAAGGATGCTGATTTACTTAGAGAGCTTCAGAAGTCTGGTGCACTTCGTTCTCAGGCTATGGCAGGTGCAACACTTGTACAGGCTCAGGCAGAGGCTATGAAGACAGCAGCTGGCAACGCAAACGGCGCAGCTATGGGATTCTTTGGTATGAACATGGCAATGCAGGCAGGTGGTGCAAATGCAGCTGATTTATTAAATGCAGGAGCAGCAGGTATGGCAGCTGGTCAGCAGTTTGCTGGACAGCCAGGTCAGCCAGTACAGCCACAAATGGGCCAGCCTCAGACAGCTCCAGCTCAGGATGCAGGTGCAGCTCAGCCAGGCAGATGGTTCTGCCCAAATTGTGGCAATGAAAACTACGGTAATTTCTGCGTAAATTGCGGAACTAAGAGACCATAG
- a CDS encoding aldolase catalytic domain-containing protein, protein MKKEISKLLEVRESVRVVDATLRDGGLVNDFYFTDEFAKALYLTNVKAGVDYMEMGYRADKEQFDENSFGPWKFSSDEYIRKIVGDNNTDLKLAIMADVGRCNYKEDIHPKAESPVDLIRVATYLHQLPGAVQMIEDAYKKGYETTCNIMAISTASMEDIKSALDIVCQTPISCIYIVDSYGSLYPEQTERIADMYYEIASKYGKKVGMHAHDNQKLAFANTIEAVGDNVDYLDATYCSMGRGAGNCAMELLLGFLKNPKYKERYAIKFVEDYMMPLKEQGVVWGYDMQYLTTGLLNQHPRTAIQFTKEGRKDYFAFYQEMLNLD, encoded by the coding sequence ATGAAAAAGGAAATTTCAAAGCTTTTGGAAGTAAGGGAAAGCGTACGAGTAGTGGATGCTACACTTCGCGATGGAGGCCTTGTAAATGATTTTTATTTCACAGATGAATTTGCTAAAGCTCTTTATCTTACAAATGTAAAGGCTGGAGTTGACTATATGGAAATGGGCTATCGTGCTGATAAAGAGCAGTTCGATGAGAATTCTTTTGGCCCATGGAAGTTTTCATCTGATGAGTATATTAGAAAGATTGTTGGGGACAACAATACTGATTTGAAGCTTGCAATCATGGCGGATGTTGGCCGTTGCAATTACAAGGAGGATATTCATCCTAAGGCAGAAAGCCCTGTGGATCTTATTCGTGTTGCAACATATCTTCATCAGCTTCCTGGGGCAGTACAGATGATTGAGGATGCATATAAGAAAGGTTACGAGACTACTTGTAATATTATGGCTATTTCTACAGCCTCAATGGAGGATATCAAGTCAGCCCTTGATATTGTTTGTCAGACACCTATTTCATGCATTTATATTGTAGATAGCTACGGCTCTCTATATCCAGAGCAGACAGAGCGTATTGCTGATATGTACTATGAAATTGCGTCTAAGTATGGCAAAAAGGTGGGAATGCATGCACATGATAATCAGAAGCTTGCATTCGCAAATACGATAGAGGCTGTTGGTGACAATGTAGATTATTTGGACGCTACATATTGTAGTATGGGACGTGGTGCAGGAAACTGTGCTATGGAGCTTCTTCTTGGCTTCCTTAAGAATCCAAAATATAAGGAGAGATATGCAATTAAGTTTGTAGAGGACTATATGATGCCATTAAAGGAGCAGGGCGTTGTATGGGGATATGATATGCAATACCTTACAACTGGTCTTTTAAATCAGCATCCTAGAACAGCTATCCAATTTACAAAAGAAGGTAGAAAGGATTACTTCGCTTTCTACCAGGAAATGCTTAATTTGGATTAA
- a CDS encoding methyl-accepting chemotaxis protein — MGREERKEAIRERLDQNLSEEQKENLAGVVKIAEHNKGNFFQSITFQNIIVNVVILVAFIVYAIISNTAMQSVKSQALVASENELICAEESAQLRQDIIHISAEINRTLGQCEAGNIMSASEFDDMNSYIDDLENHLTYMESSIIVSNVSDGEQIVADLRTNTEAFASSAETLKGYIAASDMAGAIGYVSTEYGTNLETAYASLDAVDAAITSLSEGFSGYLDSYISQVSMKGYFVMGIVVVLIIVSFLLSFIRINKTILGISYELQSIINNINRGKGDLTARINTKTKTELAMISDGINEFLGTLQGVIKDVKEGASVLSTSSDSMVVKIQSASDNVTNTSAAMEELAASMENVSTTAIDLNDKVFEVREATNAIDAEAKEGASKANEIKMAADEIKKEATEKKDNTGAKMEELSRVLEVSVKESEQVNQIGDLTNEILDIASQTNLLALNASIEAARAGEAGKGFAVVADEISKLAANSRDTAGNIQEISAKVTAAVKTLSDNAVQVIEFINENVLADYDAFVETGSKFEDTATMIDEMLATFSDKADNLNNVMNEMADRIETISNSVNESSNAIGMSAQAATEIVGEIQGINEAMDQNNDVTKQLNSSTQKFEIV; from the coding sequence ATGGGCAGAGAAGAAAGAAAAGAGGCTATTAGAGAGAGATTAGACCAAAATCTTTCAGAAGAGCAAAAGGAAAACCTTGCAGGAGTAGTAAAGATTGCGGAACACAATAAAGGCAATTTTTTCCAATCAATTACATTTCAAAATATTATTGTTAATGTAGTAATATTAGTTGCATTTATCGTATATGCGATAATATCAAATACTGCAATGCAAAGTGTGAAGTCACAAGCTTTAGTGGCAAGTGAGAATGAGTTGATATGTGCTGAGGAATCAGCTCAATTAAGACAGGATATTATACATATATCTGCAGAAATAAATCGCACTTTAGGTCAATGTGAAGCAGGCAATATAATGAGTGCTTCAGAATTTGATGATATGAACTCATATATAGATGACTTAGAAAATCATCTTACTTATATGGAATCATCAATAATAGTTAGTAATGTATCAGATGGTGAGCAAATAGTTGCGGATTTAAGAACAAATACAGAAGCTTTTGCATCATCTGCTGAAACATTAAAGGGATATATAGCAGCTTCGGATATGGCTGGAGCTATTGGATATGTTTCAACTGAATATGGTACCAATTTGGAGACTGCTTATGCATCACTTGATGCTGTAGATGCTGCTATTACTTCATTGAGTGAAGGTTTTTCAGGATATTTAGATAGCTACATTTCGCAAGTATCAATGAAGGGCTACTTTGTAATGGGAATAGTTGTGGTTCTTATTATAGTTAGCTTCCTGCTTTCATTTATTAGAATTAACAAAACTATTCTTGGTATTTCTTATGAATTACAATCAATTATAAATAATATCAATAGAGGAAAAGGAGACTTAACAGCTCGTATTAATACGAAGACAAAAACTGAACTAGCTATGATATCTGATGGAATCAATGAGTTTCTTGGAACACTTCAAGGTGTTATTAAGGATGTTAAAGAGGGCGCTAGCGTTCTTAGTACATCTTCAGACAGTATGGTTGTTAAGATTCAAAGTGCATCTGATAATGTCACTAATACTTCAGCAGCAATGGAAGAGTTGGCAGCGTCAATGGAGAATGTTTCTACTACAGCAATTGATTTAAATGACAAGGTATTTGAAGTTAGAGAGGCTACGAATGCTATAGATGCCGAGGCAAAAGAAGGCGCTTCTAAAGCAAATGAGATCAAAATGGCAGCTGATGAAATCAAGAAAGAAGCAACTGAGAAGAAGGATAACACTGGAGCTAAGATGGAAGAGTTATCTAGAGTTCTCGAGGTTTCTGTAAAAGAATCTGAGCAGGTCAACCAAATTGGTGATTTGACAAACGAGATTCTGGACATTGCCAGCCAGACAAACTTGCTTGCTCTTAATGCATCTATCGAAGCTGCCAGAGCTGGTGAGGCTGGAAAGGGATTCGCTGTTGTAGCTGATGAGATTAGTAAACTTGCAGCAAACTCAAGAGATACAGCTGGAAATATTCAGGAAATTTCTGCTAAGGTTACAGCGGCTGTTAAAACACTTTCAGATAATGCGGTTCAAGTTATTGAATTCATCAATGAAAATGTTTTGGCTGATTATGATGCCTTCGTAGAAACTGGATCGAAATTTGAAGATACAGCTACAATGATTGATGAAATGTTGGCTACATTCTCAGACAAGGCAGATAATCTAAACAATGTAATGAATGAGATGGCTGATAGAATTGAGACAATTTCTAATTCTGTAAATGAAAGCTCTAATGCTATTGGTATGAGCGCTCAGGCTGCTACGGAAATCGTTGGTGAAATCCAGGGCATCAATGAAGCTATGGATCAAAATAATGATGTTACAAAGCAATTAAATTCAAGTACTCAAAAATTTGAGATAGTTTAG
- a CDS encoding GGGtGRT protein, giving the protein MALFESYERRIDQINAVLNKYGISSIEEAEKITKDAGLDVYEQVKKIQPICFENACWAYTVGAAIAIKKNCRKAADAAAAIGEGLQSFCIPGSVADHRKVGLGHGNLGKMLLEEETECFCFLAGHESFAAAEGAIGIAEKANKVRKKPLRVILNGLGKDAAQIISRINGFTYVETKYDYKEAKLNIVSEKAYSNGLRATVKCYGADDVQEGVAIMHHENVGVSITGNSTNPTRFQHPVAGTYKKECVELGKKYFSVASGGGTGRTLHPDNMAAGPASYGMTDTLGRMHSDAQFAGSSSVPAHVEMMGLIGMGNNPMVGATVAVAVSVEEAATAGKF; this is encoded by the coding sequence ATGGCTTTATTTGAATCATATGAGAGAAGAATTGATCAGATTAACGCAGTTCTTAATAAGTATGGTATCAGCTCAATCGAAGAAGCTGAGAAGATTACTAAGGACGCAGGTCTTGATGTATACGAGCAGGTAAAGAAGATTCAGCCTATCTGCTTCGAGAACGCTTGCTGGGCTTACACTGTAGGTGCTGCAATCGCTATTAAGAAGAATTGCCGCAAGGCTGCTGATGCAGCTGCAGCAATCGGAGAGGGACTTCAGTCTTTCTGTATTCCAGGTTCTGTTGCTGATCACCGTAAGGTTGGTCTTGGACATGGTAACCTTGGAAAGATGCTCCTTGAGGAGGAGACAGAGTGCTTCTGTTTCTTAGCAGGTCACGAGTCATTCGCTGCTGCTGAAGGTGCTATCGGTATCGCTGAGAAGGCTAACAAGGTTCGTAAGAAGCCTCTTAGAGTAATCCTTAACGGTCTTGGAAAGGATGCTGCTCAGATTATTTCTCGTATCAATGGTTTCACATATGTTGAGACAAAGTACGATTACAAGGAAGCTAAGCTTAACATTGTATCAGAGAAGGCATACTCAAATGGTCTTCGTGCTACAGTTAAGTGCTACGGCGCTGATGATGTTCAGGAAGGTGTTGCTATCATGCATCATGAGAACGTAGGTGTATCTATCACAGGTAACTCTACAAACCCAACACGTTTCCAGCATCCAGTAGCTGGTACATACAAGAAGGAGTGCGTTGAACTCGGCAAGAAGTACTTCTCAGTTGCTTCAGGCGGTGGTACAGGACGTACACTTCACCCAGATAACATGGCAGCAGGTCCTGCTTCATACGGTATGACAGATACTCTTGGACGTATGCACTCAGATGCTCAGTTCGCTGGTTCATCTTCAGTTCCTGCACACGTTGAGATGATGGGTCTTATCGGTATGGGTAACAACCCAATGGTAGGTGCAACAGTTGCTGTTGCTGTTTCTGTTGAGGAAGCTGCTACTGCTGGTAAATTTTAA